TTTGCATGCAACGAAGTGCTTGTTATAAGTAACTCCATGGGTGTCGTGAATAAGCAATTTTGGGAAAGAAGATACTGTAGGATAAGGAGGCTTAGCAGAAGAAACTTAATAGGTCTCAGCTTGGAAAGCTTTCTCATGATTCTTCTTTGCAAGTTATTCCAGCTGATGCAAAGCTTGCTCAATTGGATAGGTTTAACTGTTTACCATTTTCCTTGTCAATTTGACTTGACTGAACTTTTTCTCTGGCATACACATCATATCAGTCTCTGTGTCCTGTTTtgatgaataataaaatttattaaagagGTATCATGGGGATTCTTCCTCCTCAGTTTACGCGAACTATTCCCTCCCAACAAACTAAGACTACTGCTGCTCTCCTTTAACCTAGGAAATCTGGCACTTATTTCAACATTTATGAACCTTTTTGGTTTGAAAATGCCAAAAGAAGTCATTAAATGTTCCCCACTTAATTACTCAAGTTGCCATAGAAGAACTGGATCATGCCAATTCAACCAATAAGTGGAAGAGGAGAACTATTGGAATCCGTTCTCTAATCAAACTTTGGTAGTATACATCTGGTCAGTCCTTATCATGTGCTAGGTTTTTGGTAGAATCTGGCAATTAGAAGTAGATGTAGGTTTTAGAACTATCTTGAATCTTTATAGTGGCTGTGGCACATGGCTTGGAACCATAAATAAGCTTAAAGTAGTAATATAATAGAATAAGAAAGCTTTTTCTAGCAAGTAGTTGTGCagttgatttttcatatttctaaCTGGCATCTGGCAGGAAGTAATGTTGAAAATGTGCCTGTTTATGTTCGGATTTAGATAAAATGATcactaattattttctctaaagCGTTTTCTTTTAACAACTGTTCTTCCTTGAGTTGCTATAACATGTTGCATACTTCAGATATATTCACCTCGCTTGGATTCACCTCCACCAAGATGGGTTCATTTTATGCACGGGCTACTTCTGTTCTTGTATCAGGTTGGTGAAAATTTCCTGTGAACTCTCTCATCACGAACTTGTCTTGtgcttcccccccccccccccctttctctctctctcttacttcTTGCATGTTAATGTATTGGCAgtttttgtgtgtaaatttgAATGGGTTAAGGTGGATTAAAGTTGTTCTCCTCTCTTATCATGCATTTATTGTACTAGTCTTATGTAGATAGTCCTTATGCTGGGTTTTCTTGTTGTCTATTACATCACACCAGTATATGAAGACACATCATGTTAAGTCATatggtatttttgttatttggttGTGGCAGAACAGAACATTAAAAGTTATAGCAATGAAGTCAtgcctcaagtcttttaacgaTTGATATCTagatcttgaattttcaataataaattatagaCATAAAATCTCCATTTGGTTGGTATTAACTATAGTTACACAACTTTAACTAGGGCTTGTTTCACTTGACACCCTTCATCTAAAAAACCTTGTACAAATAGCTCTTGAAACAAGGtaagtggatgaaatggaggaagTTTATGtaaaagagggagatgaagCTCAAAGATAGGATATAATGCCTTATGTAGGATATGATTATAGGTAGAGAGGGCTAGAGATCTTCGAATTTATATAGTGGACTCCACTTATAATATGCCTGTAAAGTATGTATGTAAATGCCCAATAGGTCCCAATtacccatttaaaattaaaacatcactaaaaattttgatatagaCACAAggcttatttgaaaatttgttaaaGTATGTAAATGGGAAAATGGGTGACCCATTGTGATCCCTACTCATTAAAATTAAgctaaggcttgtgattgttgtgtAATTGTTGTTATTGTAAAACAAGGCTATGTTGCTATAATTGTGTATGAACCTCTCTATTGAGTTTAGATGGGTATACATGAGCTAGGCTCCTAAAATACAGGGATTggatacaaaatacaaattcaaatatGCTATGAACAGATAGGGTAGGATTTAAACTCAACTAGTAGTTTTATGTAACCACTTATCTCTATCTTCTCCTttatcttctcatctttcttatctctttagtttcaaattttctttatcATCTTATCTTCTATTCAAACTTGGTTTCTCATCTCCTTTCGGCCTCTGTTTAAACTCGGTttctccaacactccccctcaagttggcgATTTCTCATCTCCTTTCGCATTCCTTGATTGACTGTAAGAATGTTTGAAATTTCTATCAAAACCAACTGCAACTTCCAATTCGAGAGTTACTTCTCCCTTTCGGTTATGATTGGTCTCAATTTCAAAAGCCAAGACCAATCGAACTCATTGGAATGCTATGCTTTGCCTTCCTAAACACACACTACAACAGCCTCGGAAAACTTAGTTGAAATCACCTTCTGTTTTTCCCTATTGTAACAGTTCCTATACTCGCCGGAATTACCTTCGGTAACACCTGGCCTACTCACCTCCAAAAGTCGGACAACACCTTTGAATTTCACAACCCAAAGTCAACTGTTGGCTTCGTCTTCAAAATTCGATCTGAGAGACGCTTGTCCATTTTGAATCTGCTATTGGATCTGTTTCACCTATCAACCAACATATACTTGATTGGAACACAGGAATTGGATTCGCCAAACCTACTTCTGAAGTCGCCTTCCTAGATTGCAAAATGCTCTGAGGTCGCCTTCTTGAACTGGGACTACAAAAATTCAAACACTGATTGTCAAAATTCATAGTTGAGGGCTGATTGGCTTTGTTCACCTTCAGTTCCGAGCCGACACTCACCTCCTTGTACATCGAAATCAAATTTTCCGATTCAACTGGAAATTGCTTGGTTGCTTCTCTATCTCGAATGCCGAAATTCACCGAAAGTCGGAATTGCTTGGCCAAGTCGCCTGCTGGATCTGGTATGCAAGCTGGCCTGGAGGCCGCTCACTATCCCGAAAGCAACGGTTGTTACGCTCGCGCCATATAAAGTAAATCGCCACCTGAAGAGTAAGTCGGTGTGCCACCATCCACGGGGATCTACTGCACAACCGATGAGCTGCCAACACCTCGCTCCCAACTCATCTAGGCCCAAGCAAACTTCACATGGCATCTAAGCTGCTGCAAAACCTATCTAGAATAAACAcagctaaaaaataaatggcTATGGCTCTCCATCGCGCACCTGCACAAGAAACACTTGTTAGGAAACGCCAGATATAAGTTTAACCGATCTAGAGTAGAAAGATGCTCCTTAATGACAAGCCAAATGATAAAAGCATAGGATGGGACCTCGGAGGAGTGCCAGAGGATGGGACCCCGGAGGAGTGCCAGACTAACCGAAACTAAGGGACCCGAGCTCTCCTTCCTCTTAGAACACTCATAGTAGAGCGGGCCGAGAAACAGCCATAAGGAGCAGGGACCCACCAAGGGAGGTCAGGGGAAAGGGCCGAGGGGGACTCGACAAAGTTTCCAAAATCAGCTGGGCTTCCCTTGAAAAAACTACATGGGGCCACAAACAATCACCCTGAGAGATAATGGAGGAAACCCTAGTTGTAGAGGGGAGACCTGTCCTCCTAGGTAGGCTACGAGAGAAGTAATCCACCAGCACACCGAAGAGGTGCCATTGGTCATGCCAGAGAAAAACACGATGCCCATTACCAATTTTCCACCTGAGAAGCAGACGAACAATGCCTCTAAGGTTAAGGATCCTATGCCAATACCACAGACAAGAGTAAGGAGGCGTAAGAAGCCAAAAGAAAGAATCCCTAATACTGTACGAGTGAATCCATCGAATCCAAAGGGATTCAGAAGAAGCCTGCATGAGGCGCTAGATCAATTTGGCGGCAAGAGCTAGATTCCAAATATAGAGGGGACGCAAACCAAGGCATgatggttaaaatgaaaaagtgtATTTATcgttttatgtgatagtaagcTTCTATGgaagctaaaaggaaaattttataaaacagcTATAAAACCAGTTTGTTGAATGGtatagaatgttgggcagtgaagcaccaacatgtgcaaaatatgagcataatgaAGATGATGCCAAGAGGGATATGCAGGtatacaagaaagataaaattagaaataaggttattcataataagataTGAGTGACTCATATTGAAGACAAACGTGTGAGATATGGTTAAGATGGTTTGATAATTtgagaagaaaaccaataaatgCTTATGTGAGAAGAGTGGATGAAATCAAACAAATATCTAGCAAAAAGAGGTAGTGGGAGCATTTAGGTATGATATTAGTTTTAAGGGCCTTATGATAGGAaatgattggcaagctagaatttatgtagccaaccccacatagtgagataaagtCTTGGCATGTTGATTTTAGTACTACTCATTTTGTTCCAAGTGCTTTGAAACTTCCTCTCTTGAATTGGTGTTTACGAGTGGGAGTTCAATTCATTAGTAAATAGTTTAGTCCTAACCTTCCAGTTCATGTCAGACTTTTGATGCTGTTGACGGGAAGCAGGCAAGGCGAACAAGTTCCTCTAGTCCTTTGGGAGAGCTTTTTGATCATGGTAATATACCTTTTCATGTGCATCCTTTCTTGTTTGTATGAATTTTGAAGATTAGCATCTTGACATTTATAAATATTGCAGGTTGTGATGCACTTGCATGTGCGGTATgtagaaatattattttgtcaGCATTTTTGTAGCCACTGGAAAGTGTATTTCCTTCTCATTTTGCTTATACCAGTTTGAGTCTTTGGCATTTGGGAGCACCGCCATGTGTGGAAGAAGTAGTTTCTGGTTCTGGGTGATTTCTGCTGTTCCATTTTATGGTGCTACATGGGAACAGTAAGTGGTCTAAAGCACAGTGGTTCATTTCATTATATGTCAGTTTTAACATATAGATTgatggttgtgttttattttttgaggggggggtgggggtggggtgTTGGTGGGATGTAAATTTATGCAGTTGTCATGTTCTGTCACTTGTCTGGTCCAATAAATGTTGTTTGGTGATACTTCATTCATttcttgataaattaaaaaaacagaATTGACATTTTTGGTTCTTTAACAATGGAAACAGTGTGTATCTTTTTAGGAAAAGGCTTGAAATATGGACATTGTTGGATGAAAAAGCTTGTATTGGCTGTTGAGGGTTCTATTCATGAGTATCACAACCTTTGACAGACAATTGTCATGCAGGAGcgtattctttaattattagtgtttatattttatttttatttgtttggatATGCTTACTATTTAAGTTgttaggttttggaaacttgtttATTATATTAGGTTTAATGAATAGTCATCTGACTTTTTAAAATAGATGGATGGCTAAGGTTAGAAAGATCCCTTTGTgatcaatggctaagatttaTTATCGCTGTAACCCTAGTATTAATAGCTTTTTAAGACACTTTGTGGGTAGTTGTTTTACTCTAAATCAACTTTTTGAGGTTTCCTtaaaccctatttttcataacTTTGTTCCAAAGTTGGTTTTAGCCCAATTTTTGCACTTGTTTTGCTGATTCTTCCTCTCATACTGCATCACATTCATTAGACTTTCgatattagaaatataaattgtGTTTTACAAACAGTTCTCATGTtgctaaaatatatattcatgcatGTGCCAAGGTCCATTAGTTGATGAGAACTATCTTAATTTGTGACATTTAACTTTATAGCTGATTATTCATAGTAATTTGCCTTTTACATTTACATGTTTTATAGGTCATAGACTTATATGATAGTCTACTCTAACTTGCTATCTTTTCCAGGTTCAAGTTAGTTGATCACTGATTTTTCCTAATTATTTTGACATATTGATAATCTCTTGTCATGctaattattattgtttattttctgCAGTTTTTTCACCAACACCCTCATTCTTCCAGCAATAAATGGACCAACGGAGGGTCTCATGCTGATATATTTCTGTCATTTCTTTACAGCTATTGTTGGTATGGCCCTTCCACATTCTTAGGCACTTGCTACATTGTAATTGCATACCCACGGAGATCTATCAATTTGTTTCCCAATTATTGTTTATCCCCTCAGTGCATTCATAATGAATATATGGTAGATATCCTACATgatttcccccttttttttctcaGGTGCCCAGTGGTGGGCTCAAAACTTTGGAAAGTCTATGCCCTTTCTGAGTTGGGTTCCATTTTTAAATGGTAAGAACACTTAATAGAACACCTTTTGAAGAAGTTATTGTCTTACAGCAGGGTTTACGCAAACTGAATATTTGGCACAAGGGATGGTAGCATATTgtcatctttttttcttttgcctatGCACCATAATTATGCACACAGCTGTGAAATTTATCGCAGTGCTTTTCTACTACACAACTTTCCCCGACTTCATTCAGGATTTAAGTGTTTTCTTGATACACCTACACTTGATCGTGTTGGGATAATTTATAATTCTCTTTCCTAAACATTCTTCATATTTAGGACCTCAAATTGAAcccaaagaaaaatatattagaatCTAATAATACAGGTTTTGGGATATTAACTGTGCTGTATTTTCTATCAGTAAGCTGTCAGAACTGAACTTGTAAAGTTTTGACTGCTTTTTCTGAAGCAAAAATGAATTGGATCAGGGTGTCATATGTCTTATTGCATAAGAAGCATAATAAATTTCTCTTGATGTATTGCTATGTTGTTTCCTCTCTATTTCTTGGCACACCATACCTACTTACCACTCTTTTTTATGCCTTGCATAATTTACCTCTGTTGGCTGATACTGTGTATGAattctatattttgtcattgctatttcattaatttataaatcTGGCTCACCTTTTGTTTCTCTGTTGTTTAATgctctttttaacttttttgtccCTTTAACTGCAGAAATCCCAACATACAGAGTTGTGTTGTTTCTAATGATAACTTTTGCTGTAATACCGacagtctcatttaagtaagtAATACTGCAACTTCCCAAAGCATGTTTACTGTGACTATACATGTATAGTGATTCATATTTTCACAGTTTTCTCATTCCTTGTGTCCTACAATTGAAACTATTCCAAAGATGAAAGGTATATTTGCTGGTCTATCGTAGTTAAACACTTTAAATGTGTCTAAGGCATATTTTTCCAATCTATTGTAGATGTATACATTAAGTAGTATGCCTCATGATTGACTAAttagtcttttttttattagccGAACATGCATACTTGTGCAATCTTTAGTAATATTCTCATGGAACATCTGAATATATTATAAGGTTGCAATAAGTGTTTGTTCCTGTCACACTGTTGGGACATGGTAAACTGGTTTCattaaaatcattttcattGCCACTGCTGGTTATGTTCTTCTGTTTAGTGGGGGACAACTTTATTATTGTCTAGATAActcatttgtgtaaaaatttggaTTTATAGTAGGATATATGTATAACAAATCCAATAATCTTAAACATGATACTAGTTTCGTACTTCAATAACAAGTGTTGAAGTGTATAAGTATTTAGTGAGGATACTATTGTAATTATGGTACTTATTTTACTCTTTTATATATACTTGTCTATTCATTTCCTTGTGATAGTCACTAGGATGCAATGATGCATattctttgatatattaaaGATGCCTCTAGTCGCGGTGTGATGTACCACATCGGCACAGCCAGATTGTGGGATATATAGATGTTGATTGAATGGGATCTCCTACAAACACACGATCCACATCtgaatattttgtatttgttgGTGGCAATTTAGTCGTAAGAAACAAAGTGTTGTTGCTAGGTCCAATGCAAAAGCTAAATATAAGGCAATGATCGCAACAACTCGTGGGTTACTGtggttgaaacaattaattaaagagttaaAAGTCATTGAAGTCATGTCTATGCAGTTGAACTGTGACAATCAGGCTGCTATGCACATCGCTTCTAACCCTATATTCCACGAgagaaccaagcacattgagattgattgccgttttatttgagaaaatgtgCTTTTGGGGGATGCCGTTACAATATTTGTGGGCTCCAATGATCAATTAGTTGATTTACTCAC
This window of the Diospyros lotus cultivar Yz01 chromosome 5, ASM1463336v1, whole genome shotgun sequence genome carries:
- the LOC127801732 gene encoding choline/ethanolaminephosphotransferase 1 isoform X2 — encoded protein: MFLVTSALLGYIYSPRLDSPPPRWVHFMHGLLLFLYQTFDAVDGKQARRTSSSSPLGELFDHGCDALACAFESLAFGSTAMCGRSSFWFWVISAVPFYGATWEHFFTNTLILPAINGPTEGLMLIYFCHFFTAIVGAQWWAQNFGKSMPFLSWVPFLNEIPTYRVVLFLMITFAVIPTVSFNVYNVYKVVQARKGNMILALAMLYPFIVLLGGVLAWDYLSPNDLIGNYPHLVIMGTGLAFGFLVGRMILAHLCDEPKGLKTNMCMSLLYLPFAIANALTARLNDGIPLVDEYWVLLGYCAYTVTLYLHFATSVIHEITTALGINCFRITRKEA